A window of the Besnoitia besnoiti strain Bb-Ger1 chromosome VI, whole genome shotgun sequence genome harbors these coding sequences:
- a CDS encoding hypothetical protein (encoded by transcript BESB_068750): MEETSEGIHSASAAADGQVFSLHTEPGDAACPAQKFFEDHGDRCQSEETQAFPSRFASEASSSSSALASEDRTEDWEIARDRNLLTLERSSLSSCLPSSPCSAYSPLSAASSECMPLVPREAEEGDKSPAHAFTLFSVARGERSDPLSAEEGKSGLSPFVAVEPLSQHPPQTAPNLWGQPSQTESGCAGLSMHALLLPSASPAQSEDDSETEDGRADVVAELREASTPTVLSPASRRACVLSAPPGAFSFASCFSAFLSSALSPDDPTEPKPQIASPPFDAGASGEASPPLDRLSPRMLLPSSPSCSSSRPESPLTGVEETEVREAAEGAREAEPEAPQPLSGVSSVQESRLPESGDAGSRLPSQLPSARLTHRLARVPLPAPFSAPELRLRVHLPTQLEQKFHRMVITTHPCVRTLDVSSVQLPYAFSLPLPTAFVQRLGGSNEELSEGLQDTHAVSSRASNEGDSCSNAAGMTLQTERREAKAKGEFAKNQFVTVIRVVVYCSAPQPSPSPSLASGSSLSSLPSFSRVSLSGASFSDHATSGETEVKPVADAPAHDSVGKALNAPGSCVYVANVPLKAFLARCGSEAQGTVWLALTKADAKLAPLTPWQMDFYNDAFNRAVATGMEFSRPKVAISFKLTSGEGHQPILTSQSDSRARLAKRVQQLEKEADQVYRQADLEIQRYKAAIKSAKQQKGKVKAFLRDFDSPAFKQMENEVGNDPAVLSEAPETSEEDRGGGAGGLDREGRDDSEAAARTENCPPAPSIQSAAQLCRRDVLRRRLALVLVAGVRGSADWLLRPFREDSGAVAQRLGALSGNHAGRAYLESRSPPRVPVVLRRKISELEEENLSTARKLEEAEKEKDALRSELRVVKRNLACQRNRSKAQSEALIGRVANPKAKAPGLLKATKRTADALMADEKGEAKQTAAAQTPERQTTGETQKRDRSILSVRKHLPVPPPSTASVGSSGSASAMSSSRSPLIAPSAASCAAPSAQEQRLRAQRLSLGLSACGRRAWGPPRVEEELLSDEEKLFVSPPLRKALSFAALFPSLAVPDTSDDEQGDDSETRALHKRKGSDTLPIGFSKLSEREKKLLRELKRAATQALPSLRALTGFQGSDEEEGALQAREQSGPATDAERIKVKATSGPNASTAEEVCDSESVSVPRKGAEKRENATSLRKKAKRVPRLPSSQSIRPAGIASAKNRASTAASSPSTSRDCGTASASARASSPTLHRAATASCGAKEEPRSHSGSEASPERGERRGRADRRALASSNPRVSSSSTSSRAASSSGDRAARSARAQPAAKPRGLLTQASPYRATLRKYLTSKSQRELKKIQDRLLRWASPLRRPAKDEKPSTLVLASYHDGRPLRLNGSEKRVAMPARHAREGRSGEGRPGPGEPAAASSQAVAAQTHACAPRMSAKTEESSSNPETLARTPATSSPALSRRSSPAGARGSEGPSAEGAVSFRARAGALKARLGREGGCADGRCGRTPLVRSCSQAGQMANRSGATGTAARAASTDAGKGKAPRAASQVAEQRTGSPVESPHAARRLDARDDDAKKSGKREDSGLSARNASGKAKGCSAEKRLSTKQTCIWHRGMSKSVVAPERTESGVAKSPILGEVEKGAVLKMVTLGVKKVLVFPGASAKSDSERRRGRAASEAGKEARERALSGSNAPAAAGGRGRPESSGDKTRSRLAAACVRRSHGKEKECEKREAAADSQDVGGATEKAVDSVAAVRECALKPAWADAQTPGSADEGNDQASSFASFDALQGEQQERRSLGETDAGDDELQTNQVSRVISPAVSRCRLLPAVLGSSGNDPADFFASTEPARQTLAGCGAQGGPGDHGARARAATGARAPASHVEPREEARAHSLPMDLSAVSASGAAAPRARSPDASCVETRGTGLIASHPLVAAPEPPAEKMERLEIRGFSPSTQRLARQLHVTLDEELSTLEPYIPNGSEGDVPHLQGLLVAASEGSSSARTSSGRSDSRRRVANRKPCGDKRVAPARVASPPAADSSGAMTLAGAAVRRIAMRAQAEEAACRKLENRSSKDASLAEGAETRPAARGAGGHRSVGQTPPGPVGDRPVPSALPDDSRRGVDAFQGARHPLVTSLARGSGEMPRQGQVGVPSPATAVGVRERQDARSFNCGSQAMSPQFSPIASSRLPASYVPAGVAKPDMRASSPPAIPQRDVRAAQLRQLDTSLATLVQQPAAWPSCALHTGRGSSPPSHGHPASLPSPVGGGVPLRASRGGDMLTLGAPAAAAARQTAPSPYHPLAAIPVPGIAQVASALTAPHTYAEAHPTGRMQATVVRQAPSASAGSPLPPSVQERTQLLSLVSAYQRQLREKDRTLEGEGMRKEGGVSAARWVRREDLPSAPEAAAVKMRERLCAPSPTFAPQTSPSFASQGPSSAEFLRDPRLAAMAGVTGAGKQQAVASLSAAPGPVTRLAPPGVAYRGCADPLVSPSTVKSATFAPSLARLPPPQLSGNAAQSVRGSLGFFPNKMLPLRSTTGSLPEAVCGAQPFNSSAMF; encoded by the exons ATggaggagacgagcgagGGGATTCACTCTGCGTCAGCCGCTGCTGACGGACAGGTTTTCTCGCTGCACACCGAGCCTGGCGACGCTGCGTGTCCTGCCCAAAAGTTTTTCGAAGACCACGGCGACAGGTGCCAGAGTGAGGAAACCCAGGCTTTTCcttcgcgcttcgcctccgaggcctcgtcgtcctcgagcGCCCTAGCCTCTGAGGACCGAACAGAGGACTGGGAGATCGCGCGGGACAGGAACTTGCTGACGCTAGAGAGAAGCTCGCTGTCCTCGTGtctgccctcgtcgccctgctcAGCCtactcgccgctctccgcggcgtcgtccgAGTGCATGCCGCTGGTgccccgcgaggcggaggagggcgacaaaTCTCCGGCGCACGCCTTCACGCTTTTCTCAgtggcgcgaggcgagcgcagtGACCCCCTGAGCGCTGAGGAGGGCAAGAGCGGTTTGTCGCCTTTCGTCGCGGTCGAACCGCTTAGCCAGCatccgccgcagacggcgccgaaTCTCTGGGGACAGCCCtcgcagacagagagcggGTGCGCGGGGCTctcgatgcatgcgctgctgctcccaagcgcctcgcctgcgcagtcTGAGGATGACAGCGAAACAGAGGACGGCCGCGCCGACGTTGTGGCAGAGCTCCGCGAGGCCTCCACACCAACCGTGCTCTCTccagcttcgcggcgcgcctgcgtcctgagcgcgccgccaggcgcatTCTCTTTTGCGTCTTGCTTTTCCGCgtttctttcctctgcgctgTCTCCCGACGATCCAACAGAGCCCAAGCCCCAGatcgcttcgcctccgttcGACGCGGGAGCCAGCGGCGAGGCATCCCCCCCGCTCGACCGGCTCTCTCCCCGCATGCTcctgccgtcgtctccttcctgctcgtcgtcgcgacCGGAGTCTCCACTGACCGGGGTGGAGGAGACTGAGGTCagggaggccgccgagggggcgcgagaggctgaGCCGGAGGCTCCACAGCCTCTCTCTGGAGTGTCGTCCGTTCAAGAGAGTCGGCTGCCGGAGTcaggagacgccggcagccgACTTCCTTCTCAGctcccctccgcgcgcttgacccaccgcctcgcccgcgtgcCGCTGCCCGCTCCTTTCTCGGCGCctgagctgcgcctgcgcgtccacCTGCCCACGCAACTCGAGCAGAAGTTCCACAGAATGGTCATAACCACGCACCCGTGCGTGCGAACGCTTGACGTCTCTTCCGTGCAGCTGCCCTACGCCTTTTCACTCCCCCTTCCGACGGCCTTCGTTCAGAGACTCGGTGGCTCGAATGAGGAGCTCTCTGAAGGCCTCCAAGACACTCACGCAGTGTCCTCGCGCGCATCGAACGAGGGAGACAGCTGCTCAAATGCAGCTGGAATGACGCtgcagacggagaggcgggaggccaaggcgaagggcgagTTTGCGAAAAATCAGTTCGTCACG GTCATCCGCGTGGTGGTCTATTGCAGCGCACCACAGCCGTCGCcatcgccgtcgctcgcctcgggcTCGTCCCTGTCGTCCCTGCCGTCTTTCTCGCGGGTATCGCTTTCCGGTGCGAGCTTCTCCGACCACGCGACCTCAGGCGAGACTGAGGTGAAACCTGTggcggacgcgcctgcgcacgacTCCGTTGGCAAGGCCCTGAACGCACCGGGCAGCTGCGTCTACGTCGCAAACGTCCCGCTGAAGGCCTTCCTGGCGAggtgcggcagcgaggcgcaagGCACCGTCTGGCTCGCGCTGACCAAAGCCGACGCAAAACTGGCG CCGCTGACGCCCTGGCAGATGGACTTCTACAATGACGCATTCAATCGCGCTGTTGCCAC GGGGATGGAGTTCTCGAGGCCCAAGGTTGCCATCTCTTTCAAATTGACTAGCGGAGAAGGACACCAGCCGATTCTA ACATCTCAGTccgactcgcgcgcgcggctcgcaaAGCGCGTGCAGCAACTCGAGAAGGAGGCCGACCAGGTCTACAGACAAGCG GACCTCGAGATCCAGCGGTACAAAGCAGCCATCAAGAGCGCCAAGCAGCAAAAGGGAAAAGTCAAG gcttTCCTCCGCGACTTCGATTCGCCGGCCTTCAAACAGATGGAAAACGAGGTAGGCAACGACCCTGCTGTCT TGTCTGAGGCTCCGGAGACAAgtgaagaagacagaggaggcggcgcaggcggcctcgATCGAGAAGGACGAGACGATTCAGAAGCTGCAGCAC GAACTGAAAACTGCCCGCCTGCTCCTTCGATCCAGtcagcggcgcagctctgccgccgcgacgttctccgccgccgcctcgctctcgtcctcgtcgctggcgtCCGAGGGTCCGCAGACTGGCTCCTCCGTCCCTTCCGAGAAGACAGCGGGGCCGTCGCCCAGCGGctcggcgccctctccgGCAACCACGCCGGCCGCGCATATCTCGAAAGCAGGTCCCCCCCGCGTGTCCCTGTGGTACTCCGGCGGAAAATCAGCGAGCTCGAGGAGGAGAATTTGTCCACGGCGCGGAAGCTCGAAGAGGCCGAGAAAGAAAAGGACGCGCTTCGCAGCGAGTTGCGCGTGGTGAAGCGGAACCTCGCATGCCAGAGGAACCGATCGAAGGCGCAGTCCGAGGCTCTCATAGGGCGCGTAGCGAACcccaaggcgaaggcgccaggGCTCTTGAAGGCGACCAAACGAACAGCTGACGCGCTCATGGCAGACGAGAAAggcgaagcgaagcagacagccgcggcgcagacccCCGAGCGACAGACAACGGGAGAGACACAGAAGAGGGACCGCTCCATCCTCTCAGTACGGAAGCATCTGCCG GTGCCTCCGCCGTCCACGGCGTCTGTCGGGTCTTCCGGCTCGGCTTCTGCGATGTCGAGTTCGCGGTCTCCACTCAtcgccccctccgccgcgagctgcgcggcgccctcggcgcaggagcagcgtctgcgggcgcagcggctgtcTCTGGGGCTTTCGGCCTGCGGACGTCGCGCGtgggggccgccgcgcgtggaggaggagctgctttctgacgaggagaagctctttgtctcgcctccgctgcggaaggcgcttTCGTTTGCTGCGCTCTTCCCCTCTCTCGCGGTGCCTGACACCTCTGACGATGAGCAGGGCGACGACTCCGAGACCAGAGCGCTGCACAAGCGAAAGGGCAGCGACACCTTGCCGATCGGCTTCTCGAAGCTCTCCGAGAGGGAAAAGAAACTTCTTCGCGAGCTGAAGCGGGCCGCGACCCAGGCGCTTCCCTCGCTCCGAGCCCTAACCGGATTCCAggggagcgacgaggaggagggcgctcttcaggcgcgcgagcagagcgGTCCTGCAACAGACGCAGAACGGATCAAAGTGAAGGCGACGAGCGGACCGAATGCCTCCACTGCAGAGGAAGTATGCGACAGCGAATCGGTCTCTGTGCCCCGAAAGGGTGCCGAAAAAAGGGAGAACGCTACGTCGCTCCGGAAAAAGGCCAAGCGCGTGCCGCGCCTTCCCTCCTCGCAGTCCATTCGACCCGCAGGGATCGCCTCCGCCAAGAACCGGGCAAGCactgcggcctcctcgccctcgactTCGCGCGACTGTGGCAcggcttctgcctctgctcgcgcctcgtcgccgacTCTCCACCGCGCCGCGACTGCGTCTTGCGGCGCCAAGGAGGAGCCCAGGTCGCACTCGGGCTCTGAGGCCTCGCCTGAACGCggggagcgccgcggaagagctGACCGTCGCGCGCTGGCTTCCTCGAATCCTCGTGTCTCGAGCTCGTCCACAAGTTCCCGCGCGGCAAGCTCCTCAGGCGAtagagccgcgcgcagcgcccgcgcgcagcccgcggcgAAGCCTCGGGGGCTGCTGACCCAGGCGTCGCCCTACCGGGCCACGCTTCGCAAGTACCTCACATCCAAGAGCCAGCGCGAACTGAAGAAAATACAGGACAGGCTGCTGCGCTGGGCGAGCCCACTGCGGAGACCGGCAAAGGACGAGAAGCCAAGCACACTAGTTCTTGCCTCGTACCACGAcgggcgccctctgcgcctgaaCGGCTCTGAGAAGCGAGTGGCGATGCCTGCGCGACACGCTCGAgagggccgcagcggcgaaggccgcccaGGCCCAGGCGAACCCGCTGCAGCGTCCTCCcaggcggtcgccgcgcagaccCACGCCTGTGCGCCGCGGATGAGCGCCAAGACAGAAGAGTCCTCGTCGAATCCGGAAACATTGGCGCGAACGCCTGCGACGTCTTCGCCTGCCCTCTCCCgccgctcgtcgcctgcgggtgCGCGGGGCTCCGAAGGCCCCAGCGCCGAAGGGGCGGTCTCCTtccgggcgcgcgcgggggccTTGAAGGCCAGACtggggcgagaaggcggatGTGCAGACGGGCGATGCGGCCGCACTCCTCTCGTTCGCTCCTGCTCTCAGGCGGGTCAGATGGCGaaccgcagcggcgcgacggggactgccgctcgcgccgcgtcgaccGACGCGGGAAAAGgcaaggcgccgagggcggctTCGCAGGTCGCCGAGCAGAGGACCGGCAGCCCCGTGGagtcgccgcatgcagcgaggaggctcgacgcgcgggacgacgacgcgaagaagagcggcaAGAGAGAGGACTCGGGACTCTCGGCTCGAAACGCCTCCGGAAAGGCCAAAGGCTGCTCTGCGGAAAAGAGACTCTCGACGAAGCAAACGTGTATCTGGCATCGAGGCATGTCGAAGAGTGTAGTGGCCCCAGAGAGAACGGAGAGCGGTGTCGCGAAAAGTCCGATCCTTGGAGAGGTGGAGAAAGGCGCCGTCCTGAAAATGGTCACACTCGGCGTGAAGAAAGTCCTTGTCTTCCCCGGGGCGTCCGCCAAGTCCGACTccgagcggcgccgggggcgcGCGGCATCTGAAGCCGGGAAAGAGGCCCGCGAAAGGGCACTGTCGGGCTCCAAcgcccctgcggccgcgggcggaaGAGGCCGTCCGGAATCTAGCGGAGACAAGACCAGATCGCGactggcggcggcctgcgtcaGGCGCTCACACGGGAAAGAGAAAGAATgcgaaaagagagaggcagcggcggacagCCAGGACGTGGGTGGAGCCACTGAAAAGGCTGTCGACAGCGTGGCCGCTGTACGAGAGTGTGCACTGAAGCCAGCGTGGGCGGACGCTCAGACGCCTGGATCCGCGGATGAAGGCAACGACCAAGCGTCGTCGTTTGCGTCGTTTGACGCGTTGCAGGGCGAACAACAAGAGAGGCGCAGTCTGGGGGAAACAGACGCTGGCGATGACGAACTACAGACAAACCAAGTTAGTCGCGTGATCTCGCCAGCTGTTTCGCGTTGTCGACTTCTTCCGGCCGTTCTTGGCTCTTCTGGGAACGACCCCGCGGACTTTTTCGCGTCGACAGAGCCTGCTCGGCAGACACTTGCTGGCTGTGGAGCCCAGGGCGGGCCAGGGGACCATGGCGCTCGTGCACGGGCGGCGACAGGAGCAAGAGCACCAGCGTCGCACGTGGAGCCTAGAGAAGAGGCCCGTGCTCACTCGCTACCCATGGATCTGTCTGCAGTCTCCGCGAGTGGTGCGGccgctccgcgagcgcggtcGCCCGACGCATCATGCGTGGAGACCCGCGGCACGGGTCTAATCGCGTCTCACCCACTGGTTGCGGCGCCTGAGCCACCAGCCGAGAAGATGGAGAGACTGGAGATACGaggcttctcgccgtcgacgcagCGTTTGGCGCGGCAGCTTCATGTCACACTCGACGAGGAGCTTTCTACGTTGGAGCCTTACATTCCGAATggaagcgagggagacgTGCCGCACCTGCAGGGCCTGCTTGTGGCGGCCAGCGAGGGCAGCTCCTCAGCGCGCACCTCGTCAGGAAGAAGCGACTCTCGGAGAAGGGTGGCGAACAGGAAGCCTTGTGGGGACAAGAGAGTGGCTCCCGCGCGGGTCGCGTCGCCCCCTGCGGCCGACTCGTCGGGCGCCATGACGCTCGCGGGAGCCGCCGTGCGGCGCATCGCCATGCGCGCccaggcggaagaggcggcgtGCCGGAAGCTCGAGAACAGAAGCTCGAAGGACGCCTCTCTAGCCGAAGGTGCGGAGACTCGGCccgctgcgcgtggcgcaggcggccaCCGTTCCGTGGGGCAGACTCCGCCGGGTCCTGTTGGAGACCGACCTGTTCCCTCGGCGCTCCCAGATGACAGCCGACGCGGTGTAGACGCTTTCCAGGGCGCGCGCCATCCGCTCGTAACGAGCCTCGCTCGAGGCTCAGGGGAAATGCCGAGACAGGGGCAGGTCGGGGTGCCCTCGCCGGCTACGGCTGTGGGCGTCCGTGAACGCCAAGACGCGAGGAGCTTCAACTGCGGCAGCCAGGCGATGTCTCCGCAGTTCAGTCCGATCGCTTCGTCTCGGCTGCCAGCTTCCTACGTCCCCGCCGGGGTCGCGAAGCCCGACATGCGCGCATCGTCGCCCCCCGCGATTCCGCAGCGAGACgtgcgagccgcgcagctgcggcagctcgaTACCTCGCTAGCCACGCTGGTGCAGCAGCCAGCTGCGTGGCCTTCCTGCGCTCTTCACACGGGTCGCGGCTCCAGTCCCCCTTCGCACGGCCAccccgcctctctgccttcgccaGTAGGAGGCGGCGTCCcgctgcgggcctcgcgaggaggcgacatGCTGACTTTGGGAGctccagctgccgctgcggcccgACAgaccgcgccttcgccgtaTCATCCCCTCGCTGCGATTCCGGTTCCTGGGATCGCGCAAGTCGCCTCGGCCCTCACGGCGCCTCACACCtacgcggaggcgcacccGACtgggcgcatgcaggccaCTGTCGTccgccaggcgccttcggcgaGCGCCGGATCTCCACTGCCTCCCTCCGTGCAAGAGAGAAcgcagctgctgtcgctggTGAGCGCGTaccagcggcagctgcgcgagaaggaTCGGACGCTTGAGGGTGAGGGGATGCGGAAGGAGGGGGGAGTGTCTGCGGCTCGGTGGGTGAGAAGAGAAGACCTGCCCAGTGCgccagaggctgcggcggtgaAGATGAGGGAACGCCtgtgcgcgccgtcgccgacgtTCGCCCCCCAAACTTCGCCGTCTTTCGCCTCCCAGGGACCGAGCTCTGCGGAGTTTCTCCGCGATCCGCGGCTGGCCGCCATGGCGGGCGTGACTGGTGCGGGGAAACAGCAGGCGgtggcgtcgctctctgcggcgcccgggCCAGTCACGCGTTTAGCCCCGCCTGGAGTGGCTTACCGCGGCTGTGCAGACCCTTTGGTGTCGCCTTCGACTGTCAAGTCCGCGACGTTCGCTCCCTCGCTGGCGAGGCTCCCGCCCCCTCAGTTGAGCGGCAACGCCGCTCAGTCTGTGCGAGGAAGTCTCGGGTTTTTCCCGAATAAaatgctgccgctgcggtcTACGACCGGCTCTCTCCCGGAGGCTGTCTGTGGAGCGCAGCCCTTCAACAGCAGCGCCATGTTCTGA